A section of the Microbulbifer pacificus genome encodes:
- a CDS encoding carboxyl transferase domain-containing protein, translating into MNQIQSKINSRDAAFAENREQMQKIVDDLREKLETIAKGGNERAREKHVSRGKLLPRDRIDTLLDPGSPFLEFSQLAAYDVYGEDVPAAGILTGIGTVTGQPCVIVANDATVKGGTYYPLTVKKHLRAQAIAEQNNLPCIYLVDSGGANLPRQDDVFPDREHFGRIFFNQANLSAKNIPQIAVVMGSCTAGGAYVPAMADESIMVKEQATIFLAGPPLVKAATGEEVSAEELGGAEVHCKISGVSDHFANNDTHALQIARNSVARLNRVKNPGLDITKPVEPIYPPEDIYGIVPKDSRQPYDVREVIARVVDGSEFDEFKALYGTTLVTGFARIHGYPVGIVANNGILFAESAQKGAHFIELCAQRNIPLVFLQNITGFMVGKQYEAGGIAKHGAKMVTAVATAKVPKITILIGGSFGAGNYGMCGRAYDPNFLFMWPNARISVMGGEQAAGVLAQVKKDQMVAQGEDWSAEEIAKFKQPIIDDYEHQGHPYYASARLWDDGVIDPKDTRTVLGLCLAAATHKEPEETKFGVFRM; encoded by the coding sequence ATGAATCAGATTCAGAGCAAGATTAATTCCCGCGATGCGGCGTTTGCGGAAAACCGCGAACAGATGCAGAAGATCGTCGACGACCTGCGGGAAAAGCTGGAAACCATCGCCAAGGGCGGCAATGAACGCGCGCGGGAAAAACATGTTTCCCGCGGCAAACTGCTGCCGCGGGATCGCATCGACACCCTGCTGGACCCGGGCAGCCCGTTCCTAGAGTTTTCACAGCTGGCGGCCTATGACGTTTACGGTGAAGACGTGCCGGCAGCCGGCATCCTTACCGGTATCGGCACCGTGACCGGCCAGCCCTGTGTGATTGTGGCCAACGATGCCACCGTGAAAGGCGGCACCTATTATCCGCTGACGGTGAAAAAGCACCTGCGCGCGCAGGCGATTGCCGAGCAGAACAATCTGCCGTGTATTTATCTGGTGGATTCCGGCGGTGCCAACCTGCCGCGCCAGGACGATGTGTTCCCGGATCGCGAGCATTTCGGCCGCATCTTCTTCAACCAGGCCAATCTGTCGGCGAAGAACATCCCGCAGATTGCGGTGGTGATGGGCAGCTGTACCGCCGGCGGTGCTTATGTGCCGGCGATGGCGGATGAGTCCATCATGGTGAAGGAGCAGGCCACGATTTTCCTGGCCGGTCCACCGCTGGTGAAAGCCGCTACCGGTGAGGAGGTGTCCGCGGAGGAACTGGGTGGTGCGGAGGTGCACTGCAAGATTTCCGGGGTTTCCGACCACTTTGCCAATAACGATACCCACGCGCTGCAGATCGCGCGCAATTCCGTGGCGCGCCTGAATCGGGTGAAGAATCCCGGTCTCGATATCACCAAGCCGGTAGAACCGATTTATCCGCCGGAAGATATCTACGGCATCGTGCCGAAGGATTCCCGCCAGCCGTACGACGTGCGCGAGGTTATTGCGCGCGTGGTGGACGGTTCCGAATTTGATGAATTCAAGGCGCTGTACGGCACCACGCTCGTCACCGGCTTTGCGCGCATCCACGGTTACCCGGTGGGTATCGTGGCGAACAACGGCATCCTGTTTGCCGAGAGCGCACAGAAGGGCGCGCACTTTATCGAGCTGTGTGCGCAGCGCAATATCCCGCTGGTATTCCTGCAGAACATCACTGGATTCATGGTGGGCAAGCAGTACGAAGCCGGCGGTATCGCCAAGCACGGTGCGAAGATGGTGACTGCGGTGGCCACCGCGAAAGTGCCGAAGATCACCATCCTGATCGGGGGTTCTTTCGGTGCAGGTAACTACGGCATGTGTGGCCGCGCCTATGATCCCAACTTCCTGTTTATGTGGCCCAACGCGCGTATTTCCGTGATGGGTGGCGAGCAGGCGGCGGGCGTGCTGGCACAGGTGAAAAAGGACCAGATGGTAGCGCAGGGCGAGGACTGGAGCGCGGAAGAAATCGCCAAGTTCAAGCAGCCGATCATCGACGACTACGAACACCAGGGCCACCCCTACTACGCCTCCGCGCGACTGTGGGACGACGGCGTTATCGACCCCAAAGACACGCGCACCGTGCTAGGGCTGTGTTTAGCGGCGGCGACGCATAAGGAGCCTGAAGAGACTAAGTTCGGAGTCTTCCGAATGTAG
- a CDS encoding hydroxymethylglutaryl-CoA lyase yields MNLPDRVKIVEVGPRDGLQNEKQPISVATRVQLIDLLSDSGLKVIEAGSFVSPKWVPQMAASEEVLAGIQRKPGVIYSALTPNMVGYERAREAGADEVAVFGAASESFTRKNINCSIEESLERFRPLAEQARADGIPVRGYVSCVLGCPYEGEIKAQKVAEVSRALLDMGCYEISLGDTIGVGTPEKARYMLETVAQQVPLAKLAVHFHDTYGQALANLYAALQVGVTVVDSAVAGLGGCPYARGASGNVASEDVLYMLDGLGIHTGVDLSKLAAAGNFISRALGRESNSKVARAIAGECGTIEGD; encoded by the coding sequence ATGAACCTGCCAGATCGGGTAAAGATCGTCGAAGTGGGTCCGCGCGATGGCCTGCAGAATGAAAAGCAGCCCATCTCTGTCGCCACCCGGGTGCAGCTGATCGATCTGCTGAGTGACAGCGGCCTCAAGGTGATTGAGGCCGGCAGTTTTGTCAGCCCCAAATGGGTGCCGCAGATGGCGGCCAGCGAGGAAGTACTCGCCGGCATCCAGCGCAAACCCGGGGTCATCTACAGCGCGCTCACCCCCAATATGGTGGGTTATGAGCGCGCGCGGGAGGCCGGTGCCGACGAGGTAGCGGTGTTCGGTGCGGCCTCGGAAAGCTTCACCCGCAAGAATATCAACTGCTCCATCGAGGAGAGCCTGGAGCGCTTCCGCCCGCTCGCTGAGCAGGCGCGCGCTGACGGTATCCCGGTGCGCGGCTATGTGTCCTGCGTGCTCGGCTGCCCCTATGAGGGCGAGATCAAAGCGCAGAAGGTGGCAGAGGTGAGCCGCGCGCTGCTGGACATGGGCTGTTATGAAATCAGCCTCGGCGACACCATCGGCGTCGGCACCCCGGAAAAGGCCCGCTACATGCTCGAGACGGTCGCGCAACAGGTGCCGCTCGCCAAGCTTGCGGTGCACTTCCACGATACCTACGGCCAGGCGCTGGCCAACCTGTATGCGGCATTGCAGGTGGGTGTGACCGTGGTGGATTCCGCGGTGGCGGGACTCGGCGGTTGCCCCTATGCACGCGGTGCGTCCGGCAATGTGGCGAGCGAGGATGTGCTGTATATGCTGGACGGACTCGGTATTCACACCGGGGTAGACCTGAGCAAGCTGGCGGCCGCGGGCAACTTCATTTCCCGCGCCCTGGGGCGGGAAAGCAACTCGAAAGTCGCCAGGGCCATTGCCGGCGAGTGCGGAACCATCGAGGGCGATTAA
- the hutH gene encoding histidine ammonia-lyase translates to MYKLEINPGQLSLEQLRRVAREPVQLSLAKDAYPAIEASAKTVALVLEQGRTVYGINTGFGLLANTRIEKKDLETLQRAIVLSHAAGTGNFMTEDTVRLLMVLKINSLARGYSGVRPAVIEALIKLVNAGVYPAIPEKGSVGASGDLAPLAHMSVVLLGEGECFINGERKPASEGLRFAEMRPMVLAPKEGLALLNGTQASTAFALQGMFSAEDLFAGAVVTGSLTLEAAKGSRRPFDDRIHLVRGQKAQRDVAASYRDLLGEGSEIGDSHVDCAKVQDPYSLRCQPQVMGACLQQIRFAAEVLLAEANGVSDNPLVFTDEENPENSDIISGGNFHAEPVAMVADNLALAIAEIGSLSERRMALLIDSNLSGLPPFLVDNGGVNSGFMIAQVTSAALASENKTFAHPASVDSLPTSANQEDHVSMATFAGRRLRDMADNTCGILAVELLAACQGLDFRAPLKTTEKLESAKAALRERVPFYDKDRYFAPDIEEAKQLLASAYYREYLATEMLPSNQ, encoded by the coding sequence ATGTACAAACTGGAAATCAACCCCGGCCAACTGAGTCTGGAACAACTGCGTCGCGTTGCCCGTGAGCCGGTGCAACTGAGCCTGGCCAAAGACGCCTACCCGGCCATTGAAGCCTCCGCCAAAACCGTGGCGCTGGTGCTGGAGCAGGGCCGCACCGTGTACGGCATCAACACCGGTTTCGGTCTGCTGGCCAACACCCGCATCGAAAAGAAAGACCTGGAAACCCTGCAGCGCGCCATCGTGCTGTCCCACGCTGCCGGTACCGGCAACTTCATGACTGAAGACACTGTGCGCCTGCTGATGGTGCTGAAGATCAATTCCCTCGCGCGCGGCTACTCCGGCGTGCGCCCGGCGGTGATCGAGGCGCTGATCAAACTGGTGAATGCCGGCGTTTACCCAGCCATTCCGGAAAAAGGTTCCGTGGGCGCCTCCGGCGACCTGGCGCCGCTGGCCCACATGAGCGTGGTGCTGCTGGGTGAGGGCGAATGCTTTATCAACGGCGAGCGCAAGCCGGCTTCCGAAGGCCTGCGCTTTGCGGAAATGCGCCCGATGGTGCTGGCACCGAAGGAAGGTCTGGCACTGCTGAACGGCACCCAGGCGTCCACCGCCTTCGCCCTGCAGGGTATGTTCTCCGCAGAAGACCTGTTCGCCGGCGCCGTGGTAACCGGCTCCCTGACCCTGGAAGCCGCCAAGGGCTCGCGCCGTCCGTTCGACGATCGCATTCACCTGGTGCGCGGCCAGAAGGCCCAGCGCGATGTGGCCGCGAGCTACCGCGACCTGCTGGGTGAAGGCAGCGAGATCGGCGACTCCCACGTGGACTGCGCCAAGGTGCAGGACCCCTACAGCCTGCGCTGTCAGCCCCAGGTCATGGGCGCGTGCCTGCAGCAGATCCGCTTCGCCGCCGAGGTACTGCTGGCGGAAGCCAACGGTGTTTCCGATAACCCGCTGGTGTTCACCGATGAAGAGAACCCGGAAAACTCCGACATCATTTCCGGTGGCAACTTCCACGCAGAACCGGTGGCCATGGTGGCGGATAACCTGGCGCTGGCGATTGCGGAAATCGGCTCCCTGTCCGAGCGCCGCATGGCCCTGCTGATCGACTCCAACCTGTCCGGCCTGCCGCCGTTCCTGGTGGACAACGGTGGGGTTAACTCCGGCTTCATGATCGCGCAGGTCACCTCCGCGGCACTGGCCAGCGAAAACAAGACCTTCGCGCACCCGGCGAGCGTCGACTCCCTGCCCACTTCCGCCAACCAGGAAGACCACGTGTCCATGGCCACCTTCGCCGGCCGCCGCCTGCGCGACATGGCCGACAACACCTGCGGCATCCTCGCGGTGGAACTGCTGGCCGCCTGCCAGGGCCTGGACTTCCGCGCACCGCTGAAGACCACCGAGAAACTGGAAAGCGCCAAGGCCGCCCTGCGCGAACGTGTACCTTTCTACGACAAGGACCGCTACTTCGCGCCGGATATCGAGGAAGCCAAGCAGCTGCTGGCCAGTGCTTACTACCGTGAGTATCTGGCGACTGAAATGCTACCAAGCAATCAGTAA
- a CDS encoding isovaleryl-CoA dehydrogenase codes for MNTPYPTLNFGLGEDIDMLRDMVYKFCQAELAPRAAQIDEDNLFPADMWKKFGELGLLGMTVEEEYGGTNMGYLAHAVAMEEISRASASVGLSYGAHSNLCINQIRKNGTHEQKMKYLPKLCSGEHVGALAMSEPNSGSDVVSLQLKAEKKGDRFILNGNKMWITNGPDAETYVIYARTEPGISSGGITAFIVERGFKGFTQAQKLDKLGMRGSNTCELVFQDCEVPEENILGQLNGGVRVLMSGLDYERTILSGGPVGIMQACLDIVVPYLHERKQFGKAIGEFQLMQGKVADMYADLNASRAYLYAVARACDRGEDSRKDSAAVILFTAERATQMALQAIQTLGGNGYINEYATGRLLRDAKLYEIGAGTSEIRRMLIGRELFNETR; via the coding sequence ATGAATACTCCATACCCAACCCTCAACTTCGGCCTCGGTGAAGACATCGATATGCTGCGGGACATGGTCTACAAGTTCTGCCAGGCGGAACTCGCCCCGCGCGCGGCGCAGATCGATGAGGACAACCTGTTCCCGGCCGATATGTGGAAAAAATTCGGCGAGCTGGGCCTGCTTGGCATGACCGTCGAAGAGGAGTACGGCGGTACCAACATGGGTTACCTGGCGCACGCGGTGGCGATGGAGGAGATTTCCCGCGCTTCCGCGTCTGTCGGCCTGTCTTACGGCGCCCACTCCAACCTGTGTATCAACCAGATCCGCAAGAACGGTACCCACGAGCAGAAGATGAAATATCTGCCGAAGCTGTGTTCCGGTGAGCATGTGGGCGCGCTGGCGATGAGTGAGCCAAACTCCGGTTCCGATGTGGTGAGCCTGCAGCTGAAGGCGGAGAAGAAAGGCGACCGTTTTATCCTGAACGGCAACAAGATGTGGATTACCAACGGTCCGGATGCCGAGACCTATGTAATTTACGCGCGCACCGAGCCGGGCATCAGCTCCGGCGGTATCACGGCGTTTATCGTGGAGCGCGGCTTCAAGGGTTTCACTCAGGCGCAGAAGCTGGACAAGCTGGGTATGCGCGGTTCCAACACCTGTGAGCTGGTGTTCCAGGACTGTGAGGTGCCGGAAGAAAATATTCTCGGTCAGCTGAACGGCGGTGTGCGCGTGCTGATGAGCGGCCTGGATTACGAGCGCACGATTTTGTCCGGTGGCCCGGTAGGCATCATGCAGGCGTGTCTGGATATCGTGGTGCCTTACCTTCATGAGCGCAAACAGTTCGGTAAGGCGATCGGTGAGTTCCAGCTGATGCAGGGCAAGGTTGCGGATATGTACGCGGACCTGAACGCGAGCCGCGCGTATCTGTACGCGGTGGCCCGCGCCTGTGACCGCGGTGAGGATTCGCGCAAGGATTCTGCGGCGGTGATCCTGTTTACTGCGGAGCGCGCGACGCAGATGGCGCTGCAGGCGATTCAGACTCTGGGCGGCAACGGCTACATCAATGAGTACGCCACCGGTCGTCTGCTGCGCGATGCCAAGCTGTATGAAATTGGCGCGGGTACTTCCGAAATCCGTCGCATGCTGATTGGGCGCGAGTTGTTTAACGAGACTCGCTAA
- a CDS encoding S9 family peptidase: protein MDRNWRVIGVFAIAGMIAACAPKKEETTANIDAANEIEKPAPLIDRELLFGNPTRWQGRLSPDGKMMSFLAPLDGVMNIWVAPAGDFSSAKAVTADKGRGIRRHFWALDSKHLLFIRDNHGDENWHLFSIDLSTDAVTDLTPYNEISATMLAQSQDHPGQIVAGINDRDSRWHDPYLIDLQTAERTLLVENTGFAEFIVDHNLQVRLGLKPTTAGGYNVSQRVENEWIDLFEIPREDALTTQILGFDKDNRGIYLQDSRGRDKAALAHMELESGKLTVLAESDKADISNVVMNPVNHAPMAYSVNYHKHEWMGLTEDIKQEVAALEMQADGDLTILDTTLDGMHWLINASRDTASDAYQVYDRSTQKLNTLFEGKPELNDFELPRIYPQTIASRDGLDLVSYLTLPVEADLGGKVKSPVPLVLVVHGGPWSRDNFADDSATRWLANRGYAVLQVNYRSSTGFGKAFVNAGNGEWAGAMHNDLLDAVQWAIDNKITTKDKVAIMGGSYGGYATLVGMTFTPETFACGVDIVGPSNLQTLLDSVPPYWEGFKKVLHTALGDPATESGKKLLADRSPLNFADRITKPLLIGQGANDPRVKQAESDQIVAAMQTNNLPVTYILYPDEGHGFQKPENRLSFFAASESFLADCLGGRYQPIGDDLSNSSIQVVEGAEFVPGLDEALKRIALLATNTLEED, encoded by the coding sequence ATGGACAGAAACTGGAGAGTTATTGGTGTATTCGCAATCGCAGGTATGATCGCGGCATGCGCCCCGAAAAAAGAAGAAACTACAGCAAATATTGATGCGGCTAACGAAATAGAAAAGCCCGCGCCACTGATCGACCGGGAGTTGCTGTTCGGCAACCCCACACGCTGGCAAGGACGTTTAAGTCCCGACGGCAAGATGATGAGTTTTCTCGCGCCGCTGGATGGCGTGATGAATATCTGGGTTGCACCCGCCGGTGACTTCAGTTCTGCCAAAGCCGTCACCGCCGATAAAGGTCGTGGAATCAGGCGTCACTTCTGGGCGCTGGACAGTAAACACCTGCTATTCATTCGCGATAACCACGGCGATGAAAACTGGCACCTGTTCAGCATCGATCTCAGTACCGATGCAGTTACAGACCTCACGCCTTACAACGAAATTTCCGCAACCATGCTTGCGCAAAGCCAGGATCATCCCGGGCAAATTGTCGCCGGCATAAATGACCGGGACTCCCGCTGGCACGATCCCTACTTGATCGATTTGCAAACCGCTGAGCGAACCTTACTGGTCGAAAACACCGGCTTTGCGGAATTTATTGTCGATCACAACCTGCAGGTCCGATTGGGCCTCAAGCCCACAACCGCGGGCGGATACAACGTTTCGCAACGAGTGGAGAATGAATGGATCGATCTTTTCGAAATCCCCCGTGAAGATGCGCTCACTACTCAAATCCTGGGCTTCGACAAAGACAATCGCGGGATTTATCTACAGGACAGTCGCGGACGTGACAAAGCGGCACTTGCACATATGGAGCTCGAATCCGGCAAACTTACGGTGCTGGCTGAATCGGACAAGGCGGATATCTCCAATGTCGTGATGAACCCGGTAAACCACGCACCCATGGCCTACTCCGTCAATTATCACAAGCACGAGTGGATGGGACTGACAGAAGACATCAAGCAGGAAGTCGCGGCACTGGAAATGCAGGCCGATGGCGACCTCACGATCCTTGATACAACCCTCGACGGAATGCACTGGCTAATCAACGCCTCCCGCGACACCGCATCAGACGCCTATCAGGTTTACGACCGCAGTACACAAAAACTGAACACACTGTTCGAAGGTAAACCAGAGCTGAATGATTTTGAGTTGCCCAGGATTTATCCACAGACCATTGCGTCGAGAGATGGCCTAGATTTGGTCTCTTACCTAACACTGCCAGTGGAGGCGGACTTAGGAGGCAAGGTTAAATCTCCCGTGCCCCTGGTCCTGGTGGTTCACGGAGGTCCCTGGAGTCGTGACAATTTTGCCGATGATTCGGCGACCCGCTGGCTCGCCAATCGCGGGTACGCTGTACTGCAAGTCAATTACCGCTCATCCACAGGATTCGGCAAAGCATTCGTGAATGCGGGCAATGGTGAATGGGCCGGCGCCATGCACAATGATCTGCTCGATGCCGTGCAATGGGCTATAGACAACAAAATAACCACAAAGGACAAGGTAGCAATCATGGGCGGCAGTTATGGCGGCTACGCCACGCTGGTCGGCATGACGTTTACACCGGAAACCTTTGCCTGTGGTGTGGACATTGTCGGGCCATCAAATTTGCAAACGCTGCTTGATTCCGTGCCCCCCTATTGGGAGGGATTCAAGAAGGTATTGCATACCGCCCTCGGTGACCCGGCAACGGAATCAGGTAAAAAACTTCTTGCAGATCGCTCACCGCTGAATTTTGCAGACAGGATCACCAAGCCCTTATTGATTGGCCAGGGTGCCAATGATCCACGAGTAAAGCAGGCAGAATCCGATCAGATAGTAGCCGCAATGCAGACAAACAATCTGCCTGTGACCTATATCCTGTATCCCGATGAAGGGCATGGTTTCCAGAAGCCTGAAAACCGCCTGTCTTTTTTTGCCGCAAGCGAATCTTTTCTTGCGGACTGCCTCGGCGGACGTTATCAGCCAATTGGGGACGACCTTTCCAACTCCAGCATTCAAGTCGTGGAAGGAGCTGAATTTGTGCCCGGACTGGATGAAGCCCTGAAGAGAATCGCGCTGTTGGCAACCAACACGCTTGAGGAAGACTGA
- a CDS encoding MerR family transcriptional regulator → MSNTTADSYSISELAQEFGITTRTIRFYEDKGLLCPERRGQTRIYSPEDRVRLKLILRGKRLGFSLDESREIIDMYDPAKGNVEQLNRLLERIDSKRQQLLQQQRDIEKMLSQLDEATARTQVALKQQMT, encoded by the coding sequence ATGAGCAACACCACCGCCGACAGCTACAGCATCTCCGAGCTGGCCCAGGAATTCGGGATTACCACCCGCACCATCCGCTTCTATGAAGACAAGGGGCTGCTGTGCCCCGAGCGGCGTGGGCAGACGCGGATCTACTCCCCCGAGGACCGGGTGCGCCTGAAGCTGATCCTGCGCGGCAAGCGCCTCGGCTTCTCCCTCGACGAGAGCCGCGAAATCATCGACATGTACGACCCCGCCAAGGGCAATGTCGAACAGCTCAACCGCCTCCTCGAGCGTATCGATTCCAAGCGCCAGCAGCTGCTGCAACAGCAGCGCGATATCGAAAAGATGCTGTCGCAGCTGGACGAGGCGACCGCCCGCACGCAGGTGGCGCTGAAACAACAGATGACCTGA
- a CDS encoding acetyl/propionyl/methylcrotonyl-CoA carboxylase subunit alpha — MIRKLLIANRGEIACRIIRTARRLGVATVAVYSDADANALHVQQADEAVHLGPAPARESYLDIDKVLAAAKQTGADAIHPGYGFLSENAKFCRACEEAGIIFVGPPAAAIEAMGSKSAAKRIMEEASVPLVPGYHGHNQDPGILEGHANRIGYPVLLKAAAGGGGKGMRRVDNPKDFHEALAAAKREAQNAFSDDHMLIERYVVNPRHVEIQVFCDKQGKGVYLFERDCSVQRRHQKVVEEAPAPGLPAETRKKMGEAALRAANAIGYVGAGTVEFLLDASGAFYFMEMNTRLQVEHPVTEMITGQDLVAWQLAVAAGDGLPLTQDDLHIVGHAFEVRIYAEDPDNDFLPATGKLLRHQPPAESPSVRVDTGVQTGDEISVHYDPMISKLIVHGSNRREALAKLDRALQQYQIAGLRHNIEFLRRVINHTAFVNGRVNTHFIGDFEQEILQQEQQLRSQQCAAMAAFLQHRETRAQHRAAPKSDPFSPWHSGSNWRNGVTLWRSQKVEVHGREVEIRFAGNEDNLQWQCSAAVDAQCGTITTLHGKNVAVLDGRRVNYSSVANGDEGTVFISGEQLDFKILPPDIGESADAAHGLDAPMNGTIVTLLVEPGTQVQKDQPLLVMEAMKMEHTLRAPADGIVNQFFCAAGELVDGGSLLIDFAAEDAQ; from the coding sequence ATGATTCGCAAACTGCTGATCGCCAACCGCGGCGAAATTGCCTGTCGTATTATCCGCACGGCGCGCCGCCTCGGCGTCGCCACCGTCGCGGTCTACTCCGACGCAGACGCCAACGCCCTGCACGTACAGCAGGCCGATGAAGCCGTACATCTCGGCCCCGCACCGGCGCGAGAATCCTACCTCGACATCGACAAAGTCCTCGCCGCCGCCAAACAGACCGGCGCCGACGCCATCCACCCCGGCTACGGATTCCTTAGCGAAAACGCCAAATTCTGCCGCGCCTGCGAAGAAGCCGGCATCATCTTTGTCGGCCCGCCCGCCGCCGCCATCGAAGCCATGGGCTCCAAGTCCGCCGCCAAGCGCATTATGGAAGAAGCCAGCGTACCGCTGGTGCCGGGTTACCACGGCCACAACCAGGACCCGGGCATCCTCGAGGGCCACGCCAACCGCATCGGCTACCCGGTATTACTGAAAGCCGCCGCCGGTGGTGGCGGCAAGGGCATGCGCCGCGTCGACAACCCCAAGGACTTCCACGAAGCCCTCGCCGCCGCCAAGCGCGAAGCCCAGAACGCCTTCAGCGACGACCATATGCTGATCGAGCGCTACGTGGTCAACCCGCGCCATGTGGAAATCCAGGTGTTCTGCGACAAACAAGGCAAGGGCGTCTACCTGTTCGAGCGCGATTGCTCGGTACAGCGCCGCCACCAGAAAGTGGTCGAGGAAGCCCCGGCGCCGGGTCTGCCGGCGGAAACCCGCAAAAAAATGGGAGAGGCGGCGCTGCGCGCAGCCAACGCCATCGGCTATGTCGGCGCCGGTACCGTGGAATTCCTGCTGGATGCCAGCGGGGCTTTCTATTTCATGGAAATGAACACCCGCCTGCAGGTGGAGCACCCGGTAACCGAAATGATCACCGGCCAGGATCTGGTGGCCTGGCAGCTGGCGGTCGCCGCCGGCGATGGACTGCCGCTCACCCAGGACGACCTGCACATCGTCGGCCACGCGTTCGAAGTGCGTATCTACGCGGAAGACCCGGACAACGATTTCCTGCCGGCCACCGGCAAACTGCTGCGGCACCAGCCACCGGCAGAGAGCCCGTCCGTGCGTGTGGACACCGGTGTGCAGACCGGCGATGAGATCAGCGTGCACTACGACCCGATGATTTCCAAACTGATCGTGCACGGCAGCAACCGCCGCGAGGCGCTGGCCAAGCTCGACCGCGCACTGCAGCAGTACCAGATCGCCGGGCTGCGCCACAACATCGAATTCCTGCGCCGGGTGATCAATCACACCGCCTTCGTCAACGGCCGCGTCAACACCCACTTTATCGGCGACTTTGAGCAGGAAATCCTGCAGCAGGAACAGCAGCTGCGGTCGCAGCAGTGCGCCGCCATGGCCGCCTTCCTGCAGCACCGGGAAACCCGCGCACAGCACCGCGCGGCCCCCAAGTCTGACCCGTTCTCGCCGTGGCACAGCGGCAGCAACTGGCGCAACGGCGTGACCCTGTGGCGCAGCCAGAAGGTGGAGGTACACGGTCGCGAAGTCGAGATCCGCTTTGCCGGCAATGAAGACAACCTGCAGTGGCAGTGCAGTGCCGCCGTGGACGCGCAGTGCGGTACCATTACCACACTGCACGGGAAAAATGTGGCTGTGCTGGATGGCCGCCGGGTGAATTATTCCAGCGTCGCCAACGGCGATGAGGGCACGGTGTTTATCAGCGGCGAACAGCTGGATTTCAAAATCCTGCCGCCGGATATCGGCGAGAGCGCAGATGCCGCCCACGGCCTGGACGCACCGATGAACGGCACCATCGTGACCCTGCTGGTGGAACCCGGTACGCAGGTGCAGAAAGACCAGCCGCTGCTGGTGATGGAGGCGATGAAAATGGAGCACACATTGCGCGCACCGGCAGACGGCATTGTGAACCAGTTTTTCTGCGCAGCCGGCGAACTGGTGGACGGCGGCAGCCTGCTGATCGACTTCGCTGCGGAGGACGCACAATGA
- a CDS encoding enoyl-CoA hydratase/isomerase family protein — MSEKMLCEIDNEGVATVTLNRPEIHNAFDDDLIRQLGETFDNLARSGGIRALILASNGKNFSAGADLNWMKRMAEFSEEQNRSDAASLAAMLHKLDQFPAPTIARVQGAAFGGAVGLVSCCDIAVAAERASFCLSEVKIGLLPATISPYVINAIGARQARRYFVTAERFSAERAKEIGLVSEVVHESDLDLTVQKLVNSIIDNGPNAVTMAKQLAMSMSNRVINEELQGQTSALIAAVRVSPEGQEGLSAFLEKRAPSWMNTSEE, encoded by the coding sequence ATGAGCGAAAAAATGCTGTGCGAAATCGATAACGAAGGCGTTGCCACGGTCACTTTGAACCGTCCGGAAATTCATAACGCCTTCGACGATGACCTGATTCGCCAGCTCGGCGAGACCTTCGACAACCTCGCCCGCAGTGGCGGCATCCGCGCGCTGATTCTCGCCTCCAACGGCAAGAACTTCTCTGCCGGTGCCGACCTCAACTGGATGAAGCGCATGGCCGAGTTCAGCGAAGAGCAAAACCGCAGCGACGCGGCCTCGCTCGCCGCTATGCTGCACAAGCTCGACCAGTTCCCAGCACCCACCATCGCCCGCGTGCAGGGTGCCGCGTTTGGTGGAGCCGTGGGTCTGGTCAGCTGCTGCGACATCGCCGTCGCCGCCGAGCGCGCCAGCTTCTGCCTGAGCGAAGTCAAAATCGGCCTGCTGCCGGCCACCATCAGCCCCTACGTGATCAACGCCATCGGTGCCCGCCAGGCGCGCCGCTACTTCGTTACCGCCGAGCGTTTCTCCGCAGAACGCGCCAAGGAAATCGGCCTGGTTTCCGAAGTCGTACACGAAAGCGATCTGGATCTGACCGTGCAAAAGCTGGTGAACAGCATCATCGACAACGGCCCCAACGCCGTCACCATGGCCAAGCAGTTGGCCATGTCCATGTCGAACCGAGTGATCAATGAAGAACTGCAGGGACAGACCAGCGCGCTGATCGCGGCAGTACGGGTTTCCCCTGAAGGGCAGGAAGGTTTGAGCGCGTTTCTAGAGAAACGCGCCCCGAGCTGGATGAATACCAGCGAGGAATAA